The proteins below are encoded in one region of Elgaria multicarinata webbii isolate HBS135686 ecotype San Diego chromosome 8, rElgMul1.1.pri, whole genome shotgun sequence:
- the NEUROG3 gene encoding neurogenin-3 gives MSPNTASSPASQGTGGEGEPPYAGISDDDAPFSASSSSPSLAAGSLPSSPGPCLLLLEAGDRRAARGGSPSAAGGYPHAQKAKGRRGRAKGKCDGPSGAGKAKRSRRVKANDRERNRMHNLNSALDALRGVLPTFPDDAKLTKIETLRFAHNYIWALTETLRLADQSGLAGPSYEGSFQAAAAAGSPDGLAAWPCHWDPLYSPISPEGSLSPTDSAEDGRPFPAPGARGGPGCLRHAAQAAFPDFV, from the coding sequence ATGTCTCCCAACACGGCCTCTTCGCCAGCCTCGCAGGGGACCGGCGGCGAAGGGGAGCCGCCCTACGCGGGCATATCCGACGACGACGCGCcgttctccgcctcctcctcgtCTCCCTCGCTGGCCGCCGGCAGCCTGCCTTCGTCGCCCGGcccttgcctgctgctgctggaggcgGGAGACCGCAGGGCGGCCCGCGGCGGGTCGCCCTCGGCAGCAGGCGGCTACCCGCACGCGCAGAAGGCCAAAGGCCGTCGGGGCCGCGCCAAAGGCAAGTGCGACGGGCCCAGCGGGGCCGGCAAGGCCAAGCGGAGCCGCCGCGTGAAGGCCAACGACCGCGAGCGCAACCGCATGCACAACCTGAACTCCGCCCTGGACGCGCTGCGCGGCGTCCTGCCCACCTTCCCCGACGACGCCAAGCTCACCAAGATCGAGACGCTGCGCTTCGCCCACAACTACATCTGGGCCCTCACCGAGACGCTGCGCCTGGCCGACCAGAGCGGCTTGGCCGGGCCTAGCTACGAGGGCTCTTtccaggccgccgccgccgccggcagcCCCGACGGCCTGGCGGCCTGGCCTTGCCACTGGGACCCGCTCTACTCGCCCATCTCGCCAGAGGGCAGCCTCAGCCCGACGGACTCTGCGGAGGATGGGCGCCCTTTCCCGGCGCCCGGAGCACGAGGAGGCCCCGGCTGCCTCAGGCACGCGGCCCAGGCCGCCTTCCCGGACTTCGTCTGA